Within Eremothecium cymbalariae DBVPG#7215 chromosome 3, complete sequence, the genomic segment CAGGTTTATTTTCAGGTTCTGGCAGCAGTTCTGCGCCAGCTGAGGCTCAACCACAACAAATGGCATCTGCTGTTCCTACTCAGCAGACTTTCCAGGAGCAAGGTAAGCACTGTGATGTCGATGCTCGTAACTTCACACGTTGTTTGGAGGACAATAACGGAAACTTCCAAATCTGCGATTATTACTTGCAGCAGTTGAAGGCATGTCAAGAAGCTTCTCGTCAATATTGAGCTGGTAACTGGAGTTTTGTTAAGCAGAATGCGACTTAGCGCAGCCTATAAAGAACTTAATTGACATATATTCTGTTGCCAGGTCGAAGATGAAACCCAAatgaattattaaaaaaaggacTGGGGAAGACGGGCagcattattatttatatatatattaatatatacatatgtgTACGCATGTAATTAATTTTATCCATACATAGCATACAGCAACGTGGCGTATAAGAAATAAACCCCCCTTTGCTTCCTTTTGTAACTGCACTGCGAACCAGATAGTCGTATGCCTTCTTATGGTGGGGGTATACGGTAAGATAGATGGAATATATAATTTACTGTCCCAGAAGGCCCTGACACCgtattatatttaaaaatatttaaaagaaaagggAGGATGAAAGATAGGTTGTGTGTCCCCTGGACAATTCCTCGAAGACAGAAGATACTGCAGATAGTATTGTACCGGCTTGGTAGCTTTTTACATTTGTCAAGAGGAGCCTGATTTACATACTAGTCCCTAAAGTACACTGTAATATTATTGTACGCAGGGGTCGGTACTGCATAATAGCGTCCGAGACGTAAAATACAATAAAGTGGCCTTATTAGGTAAACTGACAACAAAAGAGATggaaatacaaaaataaaagctGGAACTAAAGTTTGATCACtttctctcttttgatttggCATTTGTTCTCACTTAAAAGAGTCTGCGTGTGAACCAAGAATATATTAGCTATAACAATGTCGCTAAGAAAAGTGAAGTCCTTACCATCGTTCAGATGCCTAGcagaagcagcgaatccGTTGGTTAAGGCACCACCTCTTCCTATTACACTGTTGCATGAAAATGCATGTTCGAGTTTAGGCTCATCGGCATCTAACTTTTCAGTTAGAACGGTGCATAATACACCTAAGAAGGAACACACTTCACTGATTTCCAACAATAAGAAATATGCCGCTTTTACGGTGAtgagtttgaaaagtttaagAAATGAATGCAGGTCTAGGGGGTTGAAAGTATCCGGTAAGAAGTCGGAACTGGTTGAGAGGATTATGGCTTTTGAGTCGGAACGGCAATCGTCGTTACTGGACAGCCTTATGAAGAAGGCCAATACTGAATATAAGAGAAAGATGAGTTCCGCAGCTAGAGCAACGCAATCCCATATAAATACCACCAGGCCAGTGGATAAGGTGAAGATACCTGACATTGCAGCTACTGAGGCGATGTCAGAACGAAAGAGGTTGGATCGTATGATCCAGGTACCCTTTTTAAGTAAAGAAGCAGCTGAAAGTACAGCAGCGAAGTTCCAAAATGGGATAGGTAAGTATAatggtgctggtgctgttTCTGAGTTT encodes:
- the AIM34 gene encoding Aim34p (similar to Ashbya gossypii ACL011C), which gives rise to MSLRKVKSLPSFRCLAEAANPLVKAPPLPITLLHENACSSLGSSASNFSVRTVHNTPKKEHTSLISNNKKYAAFTVMSLKSLRNECRSRGLKVSGKKSELVERIMAFESERQSSLLDSLMKKANTEYKRKMSSAARATQSHINTTRPVDKVKIPDIAATEAMSERKRLDRMIQVPFLSKEAAESTAAKFQNGIGKYNGAGAVSEFEQEGTVLTANDDLRIESPIAAINKIEILNDEAEESNKNNSEERESSELNSRDKKFLFGFTAAVAVWWLLGRKRGQQKRV